One genomic segment of Drosophila melanogaster chromosome 3L includes these proteins:
- the CG10274 gene encoding uncharacterized protein has translation MQEEAEAAQYSVHAVCRICLNRLPENGGGAGSFDLFLIPGLAKKLCVCTSLAVEQSDGFPKCLCAQCFSRLDDMHEFQKLCVDSVQKFQDMVARNVFCPPASAQMKNFDLLNVAGNEPELVGQDEEDRINFDPLLDHKMEMIENEEDVFKMLEHVDKEAEQVEKEVKQDELDAADLMTIFAAESSEESEEDIDQDVDFEPNSSDGDDDVPLAQRLRDNSRMIPKAKAAVIKEEDQEFPTGSEEEDEDGEKSKSRRKRIPPGERHLHRIIDCHICHQKFKKAIRYEEHMKHHNDLLPFQCKVETCRKGFTTAGGLRLHIDHAHTELSEVHSCNVDGCGKTFPRIRLLTFHMKKMHGITKAAAPPRDYPCTECEKVFRCPMALKKHMYKHDGKELPFPCNICGKRFVINSALKDHLMRHAGIKNYVCPYCGVGKTTRQEWNTHILTHTQEKKFKCHICEHASHNKQSLANHIKIVHEKIKNYACQYCGKTFGKSHACKIHEMTHTGEKRCECKVCGKKFLYPKSLTKHLKTHEKRVLRAIETYRQRQVEMGETPGEQFDNPPAPPVEGISIEPIMSRNAADELLKVCAESVATIPKDPRRVQRVDLAQLAGTAVNPIPSVSVPSWSPQVNFTKKEGKHICPGCGQGFNNIGNMKRHYKIIHEKVKDFACRFCPKRFAKAQTLRHHEWIHTGEKPFECKTCGTHFRQETALKRHQRTHENRPPVISPKFYAAREELEEQERSKREAKRQADAKRREIAEAAKEQLSSLHKLESSDRSLHSYDEYQEAAAERAAASAELQAQQFEENEVKRLAEEERRKVQEAAYEQLQLLQHQQEVDKAQSSYDGYYAQKAHADGTTLDALKIDHV, from the exons ATGCAGGAGGAGGCCGAGGCAGCCCAGTACTCGGTGCACGCGGTGTGCCGCATCTGCCTGAATCGCCTGCCGGAGAATGGCGGCGGCGCAGGATCCTTTGACCTGTTCCTGATACCCGGATTGGCCAAGAAACTGTGTGTCTGCACTTCGCTGGCCGTGGAGCAGTCGGATGGCTTCCCCAAGTGTCTGTGCGCGCAATGCTTCAGCCGGCTGGACGATATGCACGAGTTCCAAAAGCTGTGCGTGGACTCGGTGCAAAAGTTCCAGGACATGGTGGCCAGGAACGTCTTTTGCCCGCCAGCGAGTGCGCAGATGAAAAACTTTGATTTGCTCAACGTGGCGGGGAACGAGCCTGAGCTGGTGGGGCAGGACGAGGAGGATCGTATCAACTTCGATCCGCTACTGGATCACAAAATGGAGATGATCGAGAACGAGGAGGATGTGTTCAAGATGTTGGAGCACGTGGACAAGGAGGCCGAGCAGGTGGAGAAGGAAGTGAAGCAAGATGAATTGGACGCCGCCGATCTGATGACCATCTTTGCCGCGGAATCCTCGGAGGAGAGCGAAGAAGATATTGACCAAGATGTGGACTTTGAGCCCAACAGTAGCGATGGTGACGATGATGTGCCTTTGGCCCAGCGCTTACGGGATAATTCGCGGATGATACCAAAAGCAAAGGCAGCCGTAATTAAGGAAGAGGACCAAGAGTTCCCAACAGGCTCCGAagaggaggacgaggacggAGAAAAGTCAAAGAGTCGACGCAAGAGGATTCCGCCTGGCGAACGGCACCTGCACCGCATCATTGACTGCCACATTTGTCACCAAAAGTTCAAGAAGGCCATCCGCTACGAAGAGCACATGAAGCACCACAACGACCTGCTGCCCTTCCAGTGCAAAGTGGAAACCTGCAGGAAAG GTTTCACCACCGCTGGAGGATTACGACTTCACATCGACCACGCCCACACGGAGCTATCCGAGGTGCACTCCTGCAATGTCGATGGCTGCGGCAAGACCTTTCCGCGCATACGCCTGCTCACCTTTCACATGAAGAAGATGCACGGCATCACCAAGGCAGCGGCGCCCCCACGGGATTACCCTTGCACCGAGTGCGAGAAGGTATTCCGCTGTCCCATGGCGCTCAAGAAGCACATGTACAAGCACGACGGCAAGGAGTTGCCTTTCCCCTGTAACATCTGTGGCAAAAGGTTCGTAATCAATAGTGCTCTAAAGGATCATCTGATGCGGCATGCGGGCATTAAGAACTACGTGTGTCCGTACTGTGGCGTGGGAAAAACCACCAGGCAGGAatggaacacacacatactgaCGCATACCCAGGAGAAGAAGTTCAAGTGCCACATATGCGAGCACGCATCGCACAATAAGCAGAGCCTGGCCAACCACATTAAGATCGTGCACGAGAAGATCAAAAACTATGCGTGTCAATACTGTGGAAAGACCTTTGGCAAGTCACACGCCTGCAAGATCCACGAGATGACGCACACGGGGGAAAAGCGCTGTGAGTGCAAG GTTTGTGGAAAGAAGTTTCTCTATCCTAAGAGTCTGACCAAGCACTTGAAGACTCATGAGAAGCGTGTGCTTCGTGCTATTGAGACCTACCGCCAGCGGCAGGTGGAAATGGGCGAGACGCCTGGTGAACAGTTCGACAATCCACCCGCGCCACCAGTTGAGGGCATATCCATTGAGCCGATCATGTCCCGAAACGCTGCCGACGAATTGCTTAAGGTGTGCGCCGAATCCGTGGCCACCATTCCCAAAGATCCACGCCGTGTACAACGAGTGGATCTGGCGCAGTTGGCTGGCACTGCTGTGAACCCCATACCCTCTGTTTCAGTGCCGTCGTGGTCGCCGCAGGTGAACTTTACCAAGAAGGAGGGCAAACATATCTGCCCCGGTTGTGGTCAGGGATTCAACAATATCGGAAACATGAAGCGGCACTATAAGATCATCCACGAAAAGGTCAAAGATTTTGCCTGCCGCTTTTGCCCCAAAAGATTCGCAAAGGCTCAAACGTTGAGGCATCACGAGTGGATTCATACGGGCGAGAAACCCTTTGAGTGCAAGACCTGCGGCACCCATTTCCGCCAGGAGACGGCGCTGAAGCGCCACCAGCGCACCCACGAGAACCGTCCACCCGTCATTTCGCCCAAGTTTTATGCCGCTCGCGAGGAGCTGGAAGAGCAGGAACGCAGCAAGCGAGAGGCGAAGCGCCAGGCGGATGCGAAGCGGCGCGAAATTGCGGAGGCGGCCAAGGAGCAGCTATCGTCGCTGCACAAGCTTGAAAGTAGTGACCGCAGCCTGCACTCCTACGATGAGTACCAGGAGGCAGCGGCGGAGCGAGCAGCGGCATCCGCTGAACTCCAGGCGCAGCAGTTTGAAGAGAACGAAGTAAAGCGACTGGCGGAGGAGGAGCGCCGCAAGGTTCAGGAGGCTGCCTAcgagcaactgcaactgttGCAGCATCAGCAGGAGGTTGACAAGGCGCAAAGCTCCTACGATGGCTACTACGCTCAAAAAGCACATGCCGATGGCACCACTTTGGATGCTTTAAAAATCGATCATGTCTGA
- the D19B gene encoding D19B, translating to MNEESQYSIHTVCRTCLSTVDDSAAYDLFRVPGLAKKLCVCTSLSVEQADGFPKNLCNVCFSKLNDLHDFQKQCVDSVQKFQDLVASNAFACQTNFDVLDTSAAVADLPGEEEDNVHFDPLLNSKIEIIENEEDVFKMLESVEKEVEEVEMEMEQPFGRVSQDDSFESGNDNDLDADFQISSDDDIPLAQRSRRGATRGSKAKGKPKSAAKRQEEESEESEETSSSDDSDGNPKDKPKRKRIPATERDRHRLIDCHICHQKFKKAIRYEEHMKHHNDLLPFQCTVESCRKGFTTANGLRVHVEHAHTETSAMHPCTYEGCNKSFARPVLLSFHMKRVHKVDTPQRDFPCTECEKVFRCPTALKKHMYKHTGEELPFACEICGKRFPINSVLRDHLLRHAGIKNHVCPYCGVGKTTRQEWNKHILTHTKEKKYECRQCDHASHNKQALANHVKVVHEKRKDFACQYCGKTFGKSHACKIHERSHTGEKCCECKICGKVFLFEKGLTKHLKTHEKRDLPKTQGTNALMGDGASGSSTIAKPSPHLRGRVERVDIAQLAGTVANPIPSVNLPSWSPQVNFTKKEGQHICPDCGKGFNHVSNMKLHYKVVHQKVKDFCCRFCPKRFAKKQYLRHHEYIHTGEKPYECKVCGKHFRQEQVLKTHMKVHDKPPRPPGKPKEPAGPKAESSTAVKRQQPKNFEQYQDPAAERAAATAELLAYQIEENEAKRKAEAELRKIQEAAFEQLNKLQKQSNTYDGFYAQKAEAEGTSVDALKLDHV from the exons ATGAATGAGGAGAGCCAGTACTCCATACACACGGTGTGCCGCACCTGCCTGTCCACGGTGGACGACTCGGCGGCCTACGATCTGTTCCGAGTGCCCGGTCTGGCCAAAAAGCTGTGCGTGTGCACCTCCTTGTCCGTGGAGCAGGCGGATGGCTTTCCCAAGAACCTGTGCAATGTCTGCTTCTCCAAGCTGAACGACCTGCACGACTTTCAGAAGCAGTGCGTCGATTCCGTTCAAAAGTTCCAAGATCTGGTGGCCAGCAACGCGTTCGCCTGCCAAACAAACTTCGATGTTCTGGACACCAGTGCCGCTGTGGCGGATCTGCCGGGCGAGGAAGAGGACAACGTGCACTTCGATCCGCTGCTCAACTCCAAGATCGAGATCATTGAGAACGAGGAGGACGTCTTCAAGATGCTCGAGTCCGTCGAAAAGGAGGTCGAAGaggtggagatggagatggaacAGCCGTTTGGCCGAGTATCTCAGGATGACTCCTTCGAGAGCGGCAACGACAACGACCTCGACGCAGACTTCCAAATCAGTAGTGACGACGACATTCCACTGGCCCAGCGCAGCCGGCGTGGAGCCACTCGTGGTTCCAAGGCGAAGGGCAAGCCGAAGTCGGCTGCCAAGCGACAGGAGGAGGAATCCGAGGAGTCCGAGGAGACCAGCTCATCAGACGACTCCGATGGCAATCCGAAGGACAAGCCCAAACGCAAGAGGATTCCTGCTACGGAGCGGGATCGCCACCGCCTGATTGACTGCCACATCTGCCACCAGAAGTTCAAGAAGGCGATTCGCTACGAGGAGCACATGAAGCATCACAACGACTTGCTACCCTTCCAGTGCACCGTCGAGAGTTGCCGAAAAG GCTTTACCACCGCCAATGGACTGCGCGTCCATGTGGAGCACGCCCACACGGAGACATCGGCTATGCATCCGTGCACCTACGAGGGCTGCAACAAGTCCTTTGCCCGGCCCGTGCTGCTCAGCTTCCACATGAAACGCGTGCACAAGGTGGACACCCCGCAGAGGGACTTCCCCTGCACGGAGTGCGAGAAGGTCTTCCGCTGCCCCACTGCCCTCAAGAAGCACATGTACAAGCACACGGGCGAGGAGCTGCCCTTCGCATGTGAAATTTGCGGCAAGCGCTTCCCCATCAATAGTGTGCTGCGCGACCATCTGCTGCGCCATGCGGGCATCAAGAACCATGTGTGCCCGTACTGCGGAGTGGGCAAGACGACGCGCCAGGAGTGGAACAAGCACATCCTTACCCACACGAAGGAGAAGAAGTACGAGTGCCGGCAGTGCGACCACGCCTCCCACAACAAACAGGCGCTGGCCAACCACGTGAAGGTGGTGCACGAGAAGCGCAAGGACTTTGCCTGCCAGTACTGCGGAAAGACCTTTGGCAAGTCGCACGCCTGCAAGATTCACGAGAGAAGTCATACCGGCGAAAAGTGCTGCGAGTGCAAGATCTGCGGCAAGGTGTTCCTCTTCGAGAAGGGCCTAACCAAGCATTTGAAGACGCACGAGAAGCGTGATTTGCCCAAGACGCAGGGGACCAATGCCTTAATGGGCGACGGGGCCAGTGGATCCTCGACAATAGCCAAGCCCAGTCCGCACCTGCGTGGTCGCGTCGAGCGGGTGGACATTGCTCAGTTGGCGGGAACGGTGGCCAATCCAATTCCATCGGTCAACCTGCCCTCGTGGTCGCCGCAAGTGAACTTCACCAAGAAGGAGGGCCAGCATATCTGCCCGGACTGCGGCAAGGGCTTCAATCACGTGAGCAACATGAAGCTGCACTACAAGGTGGTGCATCAAAAGGTCAAAGACTTCTGCTGCCGCTTCTGCCCGAAGAGATTCGCCAAGAAGCAGTACCTGCGGCACCACGAGTACATACACACTGGCGAAAAGCCTTACGAGTGCAAGGTGTGCGGCAAGCATTTCCGGCAGGAGCAGGTGCTCAAGACGCATATGAAGGTGCACGACAAGCCGCCCCGTCCGCCTGGCAAGCCCAAGGAGCCGGCTGGACCCAAGGCGGAGTCCAGCACCGCGGTGAAGCGCCAGCAGCCGAAGAATTTCGAGCAATACCAGGATCCGGCGGCGGAAAGGGCAGCGGCCACCGCCGAGCTGCTGGCCTACCAGATCGAGGAGAACGAGGCCAAGCGCAAGGCGGAGGCGGAGCTCCGGAAGATCCAGGAGGCTGCCTTCGAGCAGCTAAACAAGCTGCAGAAGCAGTCGAACACTTACGACGGCTTCTACGCGCAGAAGGCGGAGGCGGAGGGCACCTCAGTGGACGCACTGAAGTTGGATCATGTTTGA